The following proteins are encoded in a genomic region of Molothrus aeneus isolate 106 chromosome 12, BPBGC_Maene_1.0, whole genome shotgun sequence:
- the WNT7A gene encoding protein Wnt-7a has protein sequence MNRKTRRWIFHIFLSLGIVYIKIGGFSSVVALGASIICNKIPGLAPRQRAICQSRPDAIIVIGEGSQMGINECQFQFRNGRWNCSALGERTVFGKELKVGSREAAFTYAIIAAGVAHAITAACTQGNLSDCGCDKEKQGQYHKEEGWKWGGCSADIRYGIGFAKVFVDAREIKQNARTLMNLHNNEAGRKILEENMKLECKCHGVSGSCTTKTCWTTLPKFRELGYILKDKYNEAVQVEPVRASRNKRPTFLKIKKPLSYRKPMDTDLVYIEKSPNYCEEDPVTGSVGTQGRMCNKTAQQSNGCDLMCCGRGYNTHQYSRVWQCNCKFHWCCYVKCNTCSERTEVYTCK, from the exons ATGAACAGGAAAACAAGGCGCTGGATCTTCCACATCTTCCTGAGCCTGGGGATTGTGTATATCAAGATTGG GGGTTTCTCCTCTGTGGTGGCCCTGGGAGCCAGCATCATCTGTAACAAGATCCCGGGGCTCGCCCCCCGGCAGCGGGCGATCTGCCAGAGCAGGCCCGACGCGATCATTGTCATCGGGGAAGGGTCCCAGATGGGCATCAACGAGTGCCAGTTCCAGTTCCGCAACGGGCGCTGGAACTGCTCGGCCCTGGGCGAGCGGACGGTCTTCGGCAAGGAGCTCAAAGTGG ggagcagggaggccGCCTTCACCTACGCCATCATCGCGGCCGGCGTGGCGCACGCCATCACGGCGGCCTGCACGCAGGGCAACCTCAGCGACTGCGGCTGCGACAAGGAGAAGCAGGGCCAGTACCACAAGGAGGAGGGCTGGAAATGGGGCGGCTGCTCCGCCGACATCCGCTACGGCATCGGCTTCGCCAAGGTCTTCGTGGACGCCCGGGAGATCAAGCAGAACGCCAGGACGCTCATGAACCTGCACAACAACGAGGCCGGGCGCAAG ATCCTGGAGGAAAACATGAAGTTAGAGTGCAAGTGCCACGGGGTCTCGGGGTCCTGCACCACTAAAACCTGCTGGACAACGCTGCCCAAGTTCCGGGAGCTGGGCTACATCCTCAAGGACAAGTACAACGAGGCCGTGCAGGTGGAGCCCGTCAGGGCCAGCCGCAACAAGCGCCCCACCTTCCTCAAGATCAAGAAGCCCCTTTCGTACCGCAAGCCCATGGACACAGACCTGGTGTACATCGAGAAATCCCCCAACTACTGCGAGGAGGACCCAGTGACGGGCAGCGTGGGCACGCAGGGCCGCATGTGCAACAAGACGGCGCAGCAGTCCAACGGCTGTGACCTCATGTGCTGCGGCCGCGGCTACAACACCCACCAGTACTCCAGGGTGTGGCAGTGCAACTGCAAGTTCCACTGGTGCTGCTACGTGAAATGCAACACGTGCAGCGAGAGGACAGAGGTGTACACCTGTAAGTGA